In one window of Camelina sativa cultivar DH55 chromosome 15, Cs, whole genome shotgun sequence DNA:
- the LOC104748679 gene encoding feruloyl CoA ortho-hydroxylase 2-like translates to MHQPFIWRGDKSIQFSSRSVETIAIINFEDQTTLFNFVVKQGNGVKGMIDSGLSSVPQPFVQPQAERIPTQNALTCEASQPIDLSHLDGPHHKEVAKQIVEAAETLGFFQVVNHGVSVELLELLKTSAHEFFAKAPEEKAIYLKEVNPSKLVKYGTSFVPDKEKAIEWKDYVSMIVYTNDHEALQQWPEPCREVALKFLKSSMEMVKNIVNILMENVGVRLEEERMNGLMGTKMVNMNYYPTCPSPELTIGVGRHSDMGMLTVLLQDGIGGLYVKLDNGEWAEIPPVHGALVINIGDTFQILSYGKYKSAEHRVRTTNMGSRVSVPIFTAPNPSEKIGPLPEVVKRDGVARYKELLFKDYMSNFFGQPHDGKKSLDFARAE, encoded by the exons ATGCATCAACCTTTTATATGGAGAGGGG ATAAAAGCATTCAATTCTCAAGCAGAAGTGTAGAGACAATCGCTATCATCAATTTCGAGGACCAAACTACATTGTTCAATTTCGTGGTCAAACAAGGCAACGGCGTGAAAGGAATGATCGACTCGGGCCTCTCCAGTGTTCCACAACCCTTCGTCCAGCCTCAAGCTGAACGAATCCCGACCCAAAACGCACTTACGTGTGAGGCTTCCCAGCCAATCGACCTTTCCCACCTAGATGGCCCACACCACAAAGAGGTGGCCAAACAGATCGTCGAAGCTGCTGAGACACTTGGCTTCTTCCAG GTTGTGAACCATGGTGTTTCTGTGGAGCTGCTCGAATTGCTAAAAACGTCGGCTCATGAGTTTTTCGCAAAAGCTCCTGAGGAGAAAGCGATATACCTAAAAGAAGTGAATCCAAGCAAGCTGGTTAAGTACGGAACAAGCTTCGTGCCAGATAAGGAGAAGGCGATTGAGTGGAAGGATTATGTAAGCATgat tgtgtaCACCAATGACCATGAGGCTCTTCAACAATGGCCTGAACCATGCAG AGAGGTGGCACTTAAGTTCCTGAAGTCATCAATGGAAATGGTGAAAAATATAGTTAACATTCTGATGGAGAATGTAGGAGTAAGACtagaagaagagaggatgaaCGGTTTGATGGGAACCAAGATGGTCAACATGAACTACTACCCCACCTGTCCGAGCCCTGAGCTTACAATTGGCGTAGGCCGCCACTCCGACATGGGAATGTTGACAGTTTTATTACAAGACGGCATTGGTGGTCTCTATGTTAAACTCGACAACGGCGAATGGGCTGAGATCCCTCCTGTTCACGGAGCTTTGGTCATCAACATCGGCGACACTTTTCAG ATATTGAGCTATGGGAAGTACAAAAGTGCAGAGCATAGGGTTAGAACCACAAACATGGGATCAAGAGTTTCTGTGCCCATATTCACGGCACCTAATCCCTCAGAGAAGATCGGACCGTTGCCGGAAGTTGTGAAACGCGACGGAGTGGCTCGATACAAGGAGTTGTTGTTCAAAGACTACATGAGTAACTTCTTCGGCCAACCACACGATGGCAAAAAATCTCTTGACTTCGCACGTGCCGAGTGA